A window of the Streptomyces sp. NBC_00454 genome harbors these coding sequences:
- a CDS encoding phosphatase PAP2 family protein, with amino-acid sequence MTSHTTPAGAGAVQRRRLMRELLLVAGLFAVYKAGRLLATGRTDEAFRNATRVWDAERTLHLPGEGLVQRLLLHGDALVHTANTYYAAVHFPATVLFLVWLYLRRPAHYLWTRRVLAVLTGAALAIHLTFPLAPPRMLAAAHLIDTGQVYGPTVYGASPAADSMANQFAAMPSLHFGWALMLALGMIAATSSRWRFLWLLHPLATLLVVVGTANHYWLDAVVAALLLGAALLLVPRPAVRSLVAARSVPAQRRAVPEPATVGGVR; translated from the coding sequence ATGACCTCCCACACCACACCTGCCGGGGCCGGCGCCGTACAGCGCCGCCGCCTCATGCGCGAGCTGCTGCTCGTCGCCGGTCTCTTCGCCGTCTACAAGGCCGGCCGCCTGCTTGCCACGGGCCGCACGGACGAGGCCTTCCGCAACGCCACCCGGGTCTGGGACGCGGAGCGCACCCTGCACCTGCCCGGCGAGGGCCTGGTCCAGCGGCTGCTCCTGCACGGCGACGCGCTCGTGCACACCGCGAACACCTATTACGCGGCCGTGCACTTCCCCGCCACGGTGCTCTTCCTCGTCTGGCTCTACCTGCGCCGCCCCGCGCACTACCTCTGGACCCGCCGGGTCCTGGCCGTCCTGACCGGCGCCGCCCTGGCCATCCACCTGACCTTCCCCCTCGCGCCGCCGCGGATGCTCGCCGCCGCCCACCTGATCGACACCGGCCAGGTCTACGGGCCCACCGTCTACGGAGCCTCGCCCGCCGCCGACAGCATGGCCAACCAGTTCGCCGCGATGCCCTCCCTGCACTTCGGCTGGGCGCTGATGCTGGCCCTCGGCATGATCGCGGCCACCTCCTCCCGGTGGCGGTTCCTCTGGCTGCTGCACCCCCTCGCCACCCTGCTCGTCGTCGTCGGCACGGCCAACCACTACTGGCTCGACGCCGTCGTCGCGGCCCTGCTGCTCGGGGCCGCCCTGCTGCTCGTCCCGCGTCCCGCCGTCCGTTCCCTCGTCGCGGCCCGGAGCGTGCCGGCCCAGCGCCGCGCCGTACCCGAGCCGGCCACCGTAGGAGGAGTCCGGTGA
- a CDS encoding GlsB/YeaQ/YmgE family stress response membrane protein, whose amino-acid sequence MGIISWIILGLLAGGIAKVLLPGRDPGGLIGTTLIGVAGAFIGGWLSAKFLDKPIQNDFFDLATWGSAIAGSLVLLIAYRLLFGNSRSSRH is encoded by the coding sequence ATGGGCATCATCAGCTGGATCATCCTCGGACTGCTCGCGGGCGGGATCGCCAAGGTCCTGCTGCCCGGCCGTGACCCCGGCGGCCTGATCGGCACCACCCTCATCGGCGTCGCGGGCGCCTTCATAGGCGGCTGGCTCTCGGCGAAGTTCCTCGACAAGCCGATCCAGAACGACTTCTTCGACCTCGCGACCTGGGGTTCCGCCATCGCAGGCTCCCTGGTCCTGCTCATCGCCTACCGGCTCCTGTTCGGCAACTCCCGCAGTTCCCGCCACTGA
- a CDS encoding serine/threonine-protein kinase → MESSDSGRRLIDGRFELAGPLGSGGMGTVWRARDIALHRDVALKEVRPPDPATAAAQPDLAVQLRERAVREARALARLAHPNVVTIHHIVEPADGVEGHPWIVMELVKGGSLHDRLASGPMPVADVLRLGLDVLSALRAAHAEGVLHRDVKPANVLLRTDGSAVLTDFGIAALHGATALTSTGVLIGSPEYIAPERARGEEGLPASDLWSLGMLLYVASEGVHPLRRATSLATVVAVLDEPIPAPVRSGPLGPVLERLLVRDLAVRPGAEELEALLRSASSALGGATPVTPPIALGQFGPAVPAGPAAPPAPTRFEPGAGNPYAPTVPVPGSVRPHHPRPRRRTALLGGLLVAVLAAGATIGILNWPGGGADGDGGKGKGVDAKPPSSPSSSALPSPSTATPGTSGAPTPKASTAPTATASAPKGSLIGPAGIRAAIEAFKQQAGTTTFVDMRVYDDYVIASIPTAPGARTVDSWQYRGGVAKRGGPDGTVKAGEPLMDMAALNWDALPALLEQSQKELAVAVPSSRYLNVSPWSGTPAIRPYINDPYGQGGYVLADTDFKIKKVYRN, encoded by the coding sequence ATGGAGAGCAGTGATTCCGGCAGACGGTTGATCGACGGGCGTTTCGAACTCGCGGGGCCCCTGGGCAGCGGCGGGATGGGGACGGTGTGGCGCGCGCGGGACATCGCGCTGCACCGGGACGTCGCGCTCAAGGAGGTCCGGCCCCCGGACCCGGCGACCGCCGCCGCACAGCCCGACCTCGCCGTCCAGCTGCGCGAACGGGCCGTCCGCGAGGCTCGCGCGCTCGCGCGGCTCGCCCACCCCAACGTGGTCACGATCCACCACATCGTGGAGCCCGCCGACGGGGTCGAGGGCCATCCGTGGATCGTGATGGAGCTGGTCAAGGGCGGCTCCCTGCACGACCGGCTGGCCTCCGGGCCGATGCCGGTCGCGGACGTGCTGCGCCTCGGGCTCGACGTGCTCTCCGCGCTGCGGGCCGCGCACGCGGAGGGGGTGCTGCACCGGGACGTGAAACCGGCCAACGTACTGCTGCGGACCGATGGTTCCGCCGTCCTCACCGACTTCGGCATCGCCGCACTGCACGGGGCGACCGCGCTGACCTCCACCGGCGTCCTGATCGGCTCGCCGGAGTACATCGCGCCCGAGCGTGCCCGCGGCGAGGAGGGGCTGCCCGCCTCCGACCTGTGGTCGCTCGGCATGCTCCTGTACGTGGCCTCGGAGGGGGTGCACCCGCTGCGCCGGGCCACCAGCCTGGCCACCGTGGTCGCGGTGCTCGACGAGCCGATCCCGGCGCCGGTACGGTCCGGCCCGCTGGGGCCCGTACTGGAACGGCTGCTGGTACGGGACCTGGCCGTGCGGCCCGGCGCCGAGGAGCTGGAGGCGCTGCTCCGCAGCGCGAGCAGTGCTCTCGGCGGCGCCACCCCGGTGACCCCGCCGATCGCCCTGGGCCAGTTCGGACCCGCGGTCCCGGCGGGTCCGGCAGCCCCGCCGGCCCCCACACGCTTCGAACCCGGCGCGGGCAACCCGTACGCGCCGACCGTGCCCGTCCCCGGGTCGGTCCGCCCCCACCACCCCCGTCCCCGCCGCCGGACCGCCCTGCTCGGCGGCCTCCTCGTGGCGGTCCTGGCCGCCGGGGCGACGATCGGCATCCTGAACTGGCCGGGCGGCGGCGCGGACGGCGACGGCGGCAAGGGCAAGGGCGTCGACGCCAAACCGCCGAGCAGTCCTTCCTCCTCCGCGCTGCCGTCCCCGTCGACCGCGACTCCGGGAACCTCCGGCGCTCCGACCCCGAAGGCGAGCACCGCCCCGACCGCGACCGCGAGCGCGCCCAAGGGCAGCCTGATCGGCCCCGCCGGCATCCGCGCCGCCATCGAAGCCTTCAAGCAGCAGGCCGGCACCACCACCTTCGTGGACATGAGGGTCTACGACGACTACGTGATCGCCTCCATCCCCACCGCGCCCGGGGCCAGGACCGTCGACTCCTGGCAGTACCGGGGCGGCGTCGCCAAACGCGGCGGCCCGGACGGCACCGTCAAGGCCGGCGAGCCCCTCATGGACATGGCCGCGCTCAACTGGGACGCCCTGCCCGCCCTGTTGGAGCAGTCGCAGAAGGAACTCGCCGTCGCGGTCCCGAGCTCGCGCTACCTCAACGTCTCGCCCTGGTCCGGTACCCCCGCGATCCGCCCGTACATCAACGACCCGTACGGTCAAGGCGGCTATGTCCTCGCGGACACCGACTTCAAGATCAAGAAGGTCTACCGGAACTGA
- a CDS encoding squalene/phytoene synthase family protein, with the protein MPSWRTTLTTAGISGPRLRADYTHTARRVLRREPAPYLTLRLLADPALVPWLAAGLAFMNRVDDVAETGTPQQRAEGLEELGAEVRRALQTGESPDPLLRAYAHAVGSRGLPTEWIFRFLDGAATAEAVFDGFATEAEFQAYLDAYAWPGVLVFTGLQYQGGPDAEQAAAWRRFVDAAQRVDFLADLAGDLADGRLCIPRDRLAEHSVTRADLEQARDTPGVRELLTTECARARTALAATEVLLDLAEPGLRPVVVTMTELMEHQLAGVERVGVGALRKDVGYGLVAPLRTLARARAQRPRTAVRQ; encoded by the coding sequence ATGCCCAGCTGGCGCACCACGCTCACCACGGCCGGGATCTCCGGCCCCCGGCTTCGCGCCGACTACACGCACACGGCCCGCCGGGTACTGCGCCGGGAGCCCGCGCCCTACCTGACCCTGCGGCTGCTGGCCGACCCGGCGCTCGTGCCCTGGCTGGCGGCCGGGCTCGCCTTCATGAACCGGGTCGACGACGTCGCCGAGACCGGCACCCCGCAACAGCGGGCCGAGGGCCTGGAGGAGCTGGGCGCCGAGGTGCGCCGGGCCCTGCAGACCGGCGAGAGCCCCGACCCGCTGCTGCGCGCCTACGCCCACGCCGTCGGCTCCCGCGGCCTGCCCACCGAATGGATCTTCCGCTTCCTCGACGGCGCCGCCACCGCGGAGGCGGTGTTCGACGGGTTCGCCACCGAGGCCGAGTTCCAGGCCTACCTCGACGCCTACGCCTGGCCCGGCGTGCTCGTCTTCACCGGGCTCCAGTACCAGGGCGGGCCCGACGCCGAACAGGCCGCCGCCTGGCGGCGGTTCGTGGACGCCGCCCAGCGGGTGGACTTCCTCGCCGACCTCGCCGGGGACCTGGCGGACGGGCGGCTGTGCATCCCCCGCGACCGGCTCGCCGAGCACTCCGTGACCCGGGCCGACCTCGAACAGGCCCGTGACACCCCGGGCGTACGGGAACTCCTGACCACCGAGTGCGCCCGCGCCCGTACCGCCCTCGCCGCCACCGAGGTCCTCCTCGACCTGGCCGAACCCGGGCTGCGGCCCGTCGTGGTGACGATGACCGAGCTCATGGAACACCAGCTCGCGGGGGTGGAGCGGGTCGGCGTCGGCGCCCTGCGCAAGGACGTCGGCTACGGCCTGGTGGCGCCCCTGCGCACCCTGGCCCGCGCCAGGGCGCAGCGGCCGCGCACCGCCGTCCGGCAGTGA
- a CDS encoding ABC transporter ATP-binding protein: protein MTQTHSETARPAARSVPAAVSFRHTAKSFGPVHAVAGLDLDIRRGETVALLGRNGAGKSTTISLLLGLDEPDAGSVRLFGESPARAVRSGRVGAMLQEGRAVPRLTVRELVAFVARTYPAPMPVAEALELAGLTGLGGRRVDRLSGGQAQRVRFAVALAGNPELIVLDEPTAALDVEARRAFWVSMRAYARRGNTVLFSTHYLDEADAHADRILVLDRGRAVADDTGEGLRRAAGGSLVAFDLAGRSTEELTTLPGVVAVEIAGDRAKLRTQDPDATVVALVHRGAVRGLEVTAASLDEAFLALTGSGARSGADYRAGADTRAGSDTAAERAR from the coding sequence ATGACGCAGACGCATTCGGAGACGGCCCGTCCCGCGGCACGATCCGTGCCCGCGGCGGTCAGCTTCCGGCACACCGCCAAGTCCTTCGGACCCGTCCACGCCGTGGCCGGTCTCGACCTCGACATCCGGCGCGGCGAAACCGTCGCCCTGCTCGGCCGCAACGGCGCCGGCAAGTCCACCACCATCAGCCTGCTGCTCGGCCTGGACGAGCCCGACGCGGGCAGCGTGCGCCTCTTCGGCGAGAGCCCCGCGCGGGCGGTGCGCTCCGGCCGGGTCGGCGCGATGCTCCAGGAGGGCCGGGCCGTGCCCCGGCTCACCGTGCGCGAGCTCGTCGCCTTCGTCGCCCGCACCTACCCGGCGCCGATGCCGGTGGCCGAGGCCCTGGAGCTGGCCGGGCTCACCGGCCTCGGAGGCCGCCGCGTGGACCGGCTCTCCGGAGGCCAGGCCCAGCGGGTCCGCTTCGCCGTCGCCCTCGCCGGGAACCCCGAGCTGATCGTCCTCGACGAGCCGACCGCCGCCCTCGACGTGGAGGCCCGGCGCGCCTTCTGGGTCTCCATGCGGGCGTACGCCCGGCGCGGCAACACCGTGCTGTTCTCCACGCACTACCTGGACGAGGCCGACGCCCACGCCGACCGCATCCTCGTCCTGGACCGCGGCCGGGCCGTGGCCGACGACACCGGGGAGGGGCTGCGGCGCGCCGCCGGCGGCTCCCTCGTCGCCTTCGACCTGGCCGGGCGGTCCACCGAGGAGCTGACCACCCTGCCCGGGGTGGTCGCCGTGGAGATCGCCGGGGACCGCGCGAAGCTGCGTACCCAGGACCCTGACGCCACCGTCGTCGCCCTCGTGCACCGCGGCGCCGTCCGCGGCCTGGAGGTCACGGCCGCCTCGCTCGACGAGGCCTTCCTCGCCCTGACCGGCTCCGGGGCCCGCTCCGGAGCCGACTACCGGGCCGGAGCCGACACCCGGGCCGGATCCGACACCGCCGCGGAGCGTGCCCGATGA
- a CDS encoding ABC transporter permease — MTAYVRLEVRRTLRDTGFVFFGIGMPVVMYLLFTNLGTADPEWKTASMVAMAAYGALGAALSAGTGVAEDKGVGWLRQLRVTPMTPRQAVTGRALTGSVVVLPAVAAVLAAGALVNGVRLDAWQWAAVVLALWLGALPFTFLGLGNGYRLSAQTTGLVNVSCNLLLSIVGGLWFPAALFPHWLQTLSDFTPTHRFAEIGQQLAAGAAPGLAAPGVILAWALLFGSYAVFSYRRSARTV; from the coding sequence ATCACCGCCTATGTCCGCCTCGAAGTGCGGCGCACGCTGCGCGACACCGGATTCGTCTTCTTCGGCATCGGTATGCCGGTGGTGATGTACCTGCTCTTCACCAACCTCGGCACCGCTGACCCCGAGTGGAAGACCGCCTCCATGGTCGCGATGGCGGCCTACGGGGCCCTGGGCGCGGCCCTCTCCGCCGGAACGGGCGTGGCCGAGGACAAGGGCGTCGGCTGGCTGCGCCAGCTGCGCGTCACCCCGATGACCCCGCGCCAGGCGGTCACCGGCCGGGCGCTGACCGGCTCCGTCGTGGTCCTGCCCGCCGTCGCCGCCGTGCTCGCGGCGGGCGCGCTCGTCAACGGGGTCCGCCTCGACGCCTGGCAGTGGGCGGCCGTGGTCCTCGCGCTCTGGCTCGGGGCCCTCCCCTTCACCTTCCTCGGCCTGGGCAACGGCTACCGCCTCTCCGCCCAGACCACCGGCCTCGTCAACGTCTCCTGCAACCTGCTGCTGTCGATCGTCGGCGGCCTCTGGTTCCCGGCCGCGCTGTTCCCGCACTGGCTGCAGACGCTGAGCGACTTCACCCCGACGCACCGGTTCGCGGAGATCGGGCAGCAACTCGCCGCGGGAGCCGCGCCGGGGCTGGCGGCGCCGGGAGTGATCCTGGCGTGGGCGTTGCTGTTCGGCTCGTACGCGGTGTTCTCGTACCGTCGGTCCGCGCGGACGGTGTAG
- a CDS encoding sensor histidine kinase, with protein MGVSPGSAAEVKRSRLPRPAGIGVNSGLSLLPWLLMGMGAFSNIIQGKTPNPLVGGAGLLIFNSLYISVVFRAFHKGAREAASTRWSLVAMGAVTCGLALAYGGSWLAFFPLLGLAVGAVLRGRTLGLTVLGLCAVAGAIGVYRDGWGAVGVVYGTFLSGMVTAAILALSETVRELRDTRQELARTAVERERLRFSRDLHDLLGHTLSVIVVKSEAARRLAPRDIDAALAQVADIESVGRQALVEIREAVTGYREASLAGELDRARGVLTAAGIEPVVRQWGPPLPPQTAALLGWVVRESVTNVIRHGSSATRCEIEVRGSAERVRLVITDDGGGVGSTPPGSGLTGLAERLAVAGGTLVGGPAPGRGGFRVTAELPVDQDAYETAGETGYETAGETVGETAGETAGEGEDR; from the coding sequence ATGGGTGTCAGCCCGGGCTCGGCCGCCGAGGTGAAGAGGAGCCGGCTGCCCAGACCCGCCGGGATCGGCGTGAACAGCGGGCTCTCCCTGCTGCCGTGGCTGCTCATGGGCATGGGCGCCTTCTCCAACATCATCCAGGGAAAGACCCCCAACCCGCTCGTCGGCGGCGCCGGCCTGCTGATCTTCAACTCCCTCTACATCAGCGTGGTGTTCCGCGCCTTCCACAAGGGCGCGCGGGAGGCCGCGAGCACCCGCTGGAGCCTGGTCGCCATGGGAGCGGTCACCTGCGGGCTGGCCCTCGCCTACGGGGGCAGCTGGCTGGCCTTCTTCCCCCTGCTCGGGCTCGCGGTCGGGGCCGTGCTCCGGGGCCGGACACTCGGTCTGACCGTCCTCGGCCTGTGCGCCGTGGCCGGTGCGATCGGCGTCTACCGCGACGGCTGGGGGGCGGTGGGCGTCGTCTACGGGACCTTCCTGTCCGGCATGGTCACCGCGGCCATCCTCGCCCTCTCCGAGACGGTGCGCGAACTGCGCGACACCCGCCAGGAGCTGGCCCGTACCGCGGTGGAGCGGGAGCGGCTGCGCTTCTCCCGGGACCTGCACGATCTGCTGGGCCACACCCTGTCGGTGATCGTCGTGAAGTCGGAGGCTGCCCGCCGGCTCGCGCCCCGCGACATCGACGCGGCCCTCGCCCAGGTCGCCGACATCGAATCCGTCGGCCGCCAGGCCCTCGTGGAGATCCGCGAGGCCGTCACCGGCTACCGCGAGGCCAGTCTGGCCGGTGAGCTCGACCGGGCCCGCGGGGTCCTGACCGCCGCCGGGATCGAGCCCGTCGTACGGCAGTGGGGGCCGCCGCTGCCCCCGCAGACGGCGGCGCTGCTGGGCTGGGTGGTCCGCGAGTCGGTCACCAACGTGATCCGGCACGGGTCTTCGGCGACCAGATGCGAGATCGAGGTGCGGGGGTCCGCCGAACGGGTCCGCCTGGTGATCACGGACGACGGGGGCGGCGTAGGCTCCACCCCGCCGGGCAGTGGTCTGACCGGGCTGGCCGAACGGCTCGCGGTGGCCGGCGGCACCCTGGTCGGCGGCCCGGCCCCGGGCCGGGGCGGCTTCCGGGTCACCGCCGAACTCCCGGTGGACCAGGACGCGTACGAGACGGCGGGCGAGACCGGGTACGAGACGGCGGGCGAGACCGTGGGTGAGACGGCGGGCGAGACCGCGGGCGAAGGCGAGGACCGATGA
- a CDS encoding response regulator has protein sequence MIRLLLAEDQGMMRGALALLLGLEEDIEVVAQVGAGDEIVPAALETRPDVALLDIELPGRSGLDAAADLRRRIPGCRVLILTTFGRPGYLRRAMEAGAAGFLVKDGPVEELAAAVRRVLAGETVIDPALAAAALSAGPNPLTPREVDVLNAAADGATVADIAAKVHLSESTVRNYLSAAIGKTGTRNRMEAVRAARRQGWL, from the coding sequence ATGATCAGGCTGCTGCTGGCCGAGGACCAGGGCATGATGCGCGGGGCCCTGGCCCTGCTGCTCGGACTGGAAGAGGACATCGAGGTCGTGGCGCAGGTCGGCGCCGGCGACGAGATCGTGCCCGCTGCCCTGGAGACCCGGCCGGACGTGGCCCTGCTCGACATCGAACTCCCCGGCCGCAGCGGACTCGACGCGGCGGCCGACCTGCGGCGCCGGATCCCCGGCTGCCGGGTGCTGATCCTGACCACCTTCGGCCGGCCCGGCTATCTGCGCCGGGCCATGGAGGCGGGGGCGGCCGGGTTCCTCGTGAAGGACGGCCCGGTGGAGGAACTGGCCGCGGCCGTCCGGCGGGTGCTCGCGGGGGAGACCGTGATCGACCCCGCGCTCGCGGCCGCCGCCCTCAGCGCCGGCCCGAACCCGCTGACCCCGCGCGAGGTCGACGTCCTGAACGCGGCGGCCGACGGGGCCACCGTCGCCGACATCGCGGCGAAGGTCCACCTGTCGGAGTCGACCGTGCGGAACTACCTGTCCGCGGCGATCGGCAAGACCGGAACCCGCAACCGCATGGAGGCCGTTCGCGCGGCCCGCCGCCAGGGCTGGCTGTGA
- a CDS encoding LysM peptidoglycan-binding domain-containing protein yields the protein MPAQGKHRRPKNNPLTRKLALAGTGGAVLALPLISATTAGAAEVTAAVTAAPTTYSVVSGDTLAKIAAEHSIGGGWQQLYEANRSAVGANPSVIRPGLKLKLGSLAPAAAPAAAPAATGYANNLDGWIRQSLDVMAQHGIPGSYEGIHRNVMRESSGNPMAINNWDSNAAAGIPSKGLLQVIDPTFRAYHVPGTALDSYDPVANITAACNYAAARYGSIDNVNGAY from the coding sequence ATGCCCGCTCAGGGAAAGCACCGTCGGCCGAAGAACAACCCGCTCACCCGCAAGCTGGCCCTCGCCGGCACCGGCGGCGCGGTCCTGGCCCTCCCGCTGATCAGCGCGACCACGGCCGGAGCCGCCGAGGTGACCGCTGCGGTGACCGCCGCCCCGACCACGTACTCCGTGGTCAGCGGCGACACCCTGGCGAAGATCGCGGCGGAGCACTCCATCGGCGGCGGCTGGCAGCAGCTCTACGAGGCCAACCGCAGCGCGGTCGGAGCCAACCCCTCGGTGATCCGTCCCGGCCTGAAGCTGAAGCTCGGCTCCCTCGCACCGGCCGCGGCCCCCGCCGCCGCCCCCGCGGCCACCGGCTACGCCAACAACCTCGACGGTTGGATCCGGCAGTCGCTCGACGTCATGGCCCAGCACGGAATTCCCGGCAGCTACGAAGGAATTCACCGCAACGTGATGCGCGAATCCTCCGGGAATCCGATGGCCATCAACAACTGGGACTCCAACGCCGCGGCCGGCATACCCTCCAAGGGCCTGCTCCAGGTGATCGACCCGACCTTCCGCGCCTATCACGTCCCCGGCACCGCCCTGGACTCCTACGACCCGGTCGCCAACATCACGGCCGCCTGCAATTACGCGGCCGCCCGCTACGGCTCGATCGACAACGTCAACGGCGCCTACTGA
- a CDS encoding DUF5954 family protein, with the protein MSSEVPPGREHLYMNVEQARHPVAAAQEADASDAARKYDHYVVRGPLFGIACQPVGGGHRWQVLNPVACGVPQDARDGLNSSLWFRAKDDTDDREVRRELLAAVARLETEPLNEITAAGTRYRVVRCEELLYCNSEGPEPPRPTDPEPPERGWDPGARDPGLDADFVIDHIAATSVMEATERLALMGLQYRSPRYPAKVRADSRRAVRTHAGIVLLPAAFRVLERTGAGWEPASTLLASPHAARRALVHMLTWLWPAVYELPEPERAGYARAAADFRAAGDADSVRLDDGRELLIVRMRRVLRIGPDGPEAARPSDEVEGGCGPSRLHPPMDEDGRVSYET; encoded by the coding sequence ATGAGCAGTGAGGTACCTCCCGGGCGCGAGCACCTCTACATGAACGTCGAGCAGGCGCGGCATCCGGTGGCGGCCGCGCAGGAGGCCGACGCCTCCGACGCGGCGCGGAAGTACGACCACTACGTCGTCCGGGGACCGCTCTTCGGGATCGCCTGCCAGCCGGTGGGCGGCGGGCACCGGTGGCAGGTGCTGAACCCGGTCGCCTGCGGGGTCCCGCAGGACGCCCGGGACGGCCTGAACTCCTCCCTGTGGTTCCGGGCCAAGGACGACACCGACGACCGGGAGGTCCGCCGGGAGCTGCTGGCGGCCGTCGCACGACTGGAGACGGAGCCCCTCAACGAGATCACGGCGGCCGGCACCCGGTACCGGGTGGTGCGGTGCGAGGAGCTGCTCTACTGCAACAGCGAGGGGCCGGAGCCGCCCCGGCCCACCGATCCGGAGCCGCCCGAGCGCGGCTGGGACCCGGGGGCCCGGGATCCCGGGCTGGACGCGGACTTCGTGATCGACCACATCGCGGCGACGAGCGTCATGGAGGCCACGGAGCGGCTCGCGCTGATGGGCCTGCAGTACCGCAGCCCCCGCTATCCGGCCAAGGTACGGGCGGACTCGCGGCGGGCGGTGCGCACCCATGCCGGGATCGTGCTGCTGCCGGCCGCGTTCCGGGTGCTGGAGCGCACCGGGGCGGGCTGGGAGCCGGCGAGCACGCTGCTGGCGAGCCCGCACGCGGCCCGGCGGGCGCTGGTGCACATGCTGACGTGGCTCTGGCCGGCCGTGTACGAGCTCCCGGAGCCGGAGCGGGCCGGGTACGCCCGGGCGGCGGCGGATTTCCGGGCCGCCGGTGACGCGGACTCGGTGCGCCTGGACGACGGCCGCGAGCTGCTGATCGTACGGATGCGGCGGGTGCTGCGGATCGGGCCCGACGGGCCGGAGGCGGCCCGCCCGTCGGACGAGGTGGAGGGCGGCTGCGGGCCCTCCCGGCTGCACCCGCCGATGGACGAGGACGGCAGGGTCTCCTACGAGACCTGA
- a CDS encoding N-acetyltransferase family protein — MDEMEIVADQGEWRAGFRERVLAGYRAAGCSEPLARALLERAAKGIDGWTVATDGTGWAAVEVAEENGATLGRIHDLTAPHGRAWAERWCAEHGAQRAEVRITGGGGAGPFADYPVRGQNRMRAVAEQPQLPAGLTVRRLTEEEYPGWYAGEEAAYIADIVRAGALTPAQAKEKSDQDFEKFLPQGYLTPGHAFYALEAEGQVIGTGWVNHGFLPGVTFGFSLEVYEEHRGKGYGRAAMAAGEWATRQGGDEAMMFNVFGGNEVAMSLYDNTGFAVLDEFRYIGF; from the coding sequence ATGGACGAGATGGAGATCGTGGCGGACCAGGGGGAGTGGCGGGCCGGGTTCCGGGAGCGGGTGCTGGCCGGATACCGGGCCGCGGGCTGCTCGGAACCGCTGGCGCGGGCCCTGCTGGAACGGGCCGCGAAGGGCATCGACGGCTGGACCGTGGCCACGGACGGCACGGGGTGGGCCGCGGTCGAGGTCGCCGAGGAGAACGGGGCGACCCTGGGCCGGATCCACGACCTGACGGCGCCACACGGGCGTGCGTGGGCCGAGCGGTGGTGCGCCGAGCACGGCGCGCAGCGGGCCGAGGTCCGGATCACCGGCGGAGGCGGAGCGGGGCCCTTCGCCGACTATCCCGTACGGGGACAGAACCGGATGCGCGCCGTGGCCGAGCAGCCGCAGCTGCCGGCGGGCCTGACGGTCCGCCGGCTCACCGAGGAGGAGTACCCGGGCTGGTACGCCGGGGAGGAGGCCGCGTACATCGCGGACATCGTCCGGGCCGGAGCCCTGACCCCGGCCCAGGCCAAGGAGAAGTCCGACCAGGACTTCGAGAAGTTCCTTCCGCAGGGGTACCTGACCCCGGGTCACGCCTTCTACGCGCTGGAGGCCGAGGGGCAAGTGATCGGCACCGGCTGGGTGAACCACGGCTTCCTGCCCGGCGTGACCTTCGGCTTCTCGCTGGAGGTCTACGAGGAGCACCGCGGCAAGGGCTACGGACGGGCCGCCATGGCCGCCGGCGAGTGGGCGACCCGGCAGGGCGGTGACGAGGCGATGATGTTCAACGTCTTCGGCGGCAACGAGGTGGCGATGAGCCTCTACGACAACACCGGCTTCGCCGTGCTGGACGAGTTCCGCTACATCGGCTTCTAG